Genomic window (Desulforapulum autotrophicum HRM2):
AACCCTGGGATTAGCAGCAAACCCTGCCAGGGGGTGGCCGCTATAAAGGATAACCCTGCTTTGGGGATGGGTCATGGTGGTGTTGAAAAAGTCAATGAACGCTCCTGCATCAACCGTATTATCATCATAGCTTAAAGCCGCAAACACCGGAATCCTGCACCCGGCATCACCCCTTTTCACCTGCCTGTCAATGGCCCGGGTCAATCGGTAGATCTGCGCCGCACCATTGGTGGCAAAACTTTCGTACTTTGCAAAATCCTCATCCTGTTCAATGTCAATCCAGGGTCTAAAATAAATGAGCCAGGGCGCCATCCAAGCCATGGAACTCTTGACCTTTAAGGCCGGCGAAAAAAGCAGCAACCCATGAACGTCTTGATGGACAAGGGTGTGGTAAACGGCAAGGGAACCTCCCGTGGAAAAGCCTGCGATGAAGATCTGATCCACCAGGGGCTTCATCCGTTCTACACCATAGTCAACCGCCTTGACCCAGGCTTCAAATGTGACACGGGTCAAATCGCCTGGCACGGTACCATGTCCTGGCAGCAGGATAGCCCGGACCAGAAAACCACTGTTCCTGAGGTGTTCACCAATGGGTTGCATGTGGTAGGGAGAATCAGACAACCCATGGATCAGCAGAACACCCCTGGCATACTTTCCGTCCGGTTCTTTTGGGAAGAGAACCGGATCAGGAACGAGCTCAAACGGCGTATTGGCAGCAACGATCTTTTCCCTGTCCGGTCCGTTAAGGTCCTGCCGGGTCTTTTCAACCATCTGTCTTGTTCGTTGCAGATATTGGGCAAAGGGCAGATCCAAACCATGGTCAAAGGTTGAATTGACTTTTGATTGGTCAAGGCGAACAGGAGTGGGCTGAAAAAAGCAGCCGGGAACAAACATAAAAACACCCAACACGATAACAAAACTGCGGATTTTTTGTTGCATGGGTCACCTCCAAAGCATCTATGGTTTAGACCAGCCGAGCAAGGAATGACCTACGAATAATCGACAGAAGTCACCCTGATCAACCGAAGATTACACACCTTTATAGATAAAATTCCAACCAAAGCTTCACCATAAGAAAAAGCTTCAAATTTCGTTGTAATCAAGGCAGATATCATGCTC
Coding sequences:
- a CDS encoding alpha/beta hydrolase, translating into MQQKIRSFVIVLGVFMFVPGCFFQPTPVRLDQSKVNSTFDHGLDLPFAQYLQRTRQMVEKTRQDLNGPDREKIVAANTPFELVPDPVLFPKEPDGKYARGVLLIHGLSDSPYHMQPIGEHLRNSGFLVRAILLPGHGTVPGDLTRVTFEAWVKAVDYGVERMKPLVDQIFIAGFSTGGSLAVYHTLVHQDVHGLLLFSPALKVKSSMAWMAPWLIYFRPWIDIEQDEDFAKYESFATNGAAQIYRLTRAIDRQVKRGDAGCRIPVFAALSYDDNTVDAGAFIDFFNTTMTHPQSRVILYSGHPLAGFAANPRVTQVNSHLNSEDGTLIVDFAHTSIPLPPEDTHYGQNGTYKNCLHYKPGSTQRDRCLGAESRVKGETSDDNLKKYDILQRLTYNPLYEEMLIQMDRFLDQE